One Vicia villosa cultivar HV-30 ecotype Madison, WI linkage group LG5, Vvil1.0, whole genome shotgun sequence genomic window, TACAACAACAGATGCATGCCTCTAAGGTGAAAGATTCTTATGAGTGGAAGAGAACAACAAGTTGCTCCACCTCGACGTCACACCAATGAGAGGCAAAACCATACAATAATGTTAGATCCACACCTTAGGTGGTTCTTGGCGACGTTGTCTCACCACACTAGGGAATCCTAGGATCACTAAAATGTATTTAGTCTCGCCCTCACCAATCCTCCTTCATGATTTGCCTTAGAAATATTGCCGTTCTGATATTATCTTTTTAGTTTTTAGCTGCTTCAAAACACTAATGTGTTTGAATGTTGCAACAAGTAAGTGCCCTTTAGAGAGATATTTTGGACATTTTATAAGagttttagtttatatttatttatcttataaaaTCATACATAAATTATGGGTCAAAAGAGATGGTTATGCTTTTCTCTTTAAGGTTGATTATGAAAATTTGTCATTGTTTTGTTCGCAATGTCATAACATTGCTCATAGTTTTTTTGTCTAGCAAACTTGTTAAAGAAGATCAAGAGAAAGTGGTCATATTGAAATGCATAAACACATGGGGAATAAATCTATGCATGTTCAGAAGAATGATTTAACAAAGGAATCAGTTGATGCGTAAGAAATAATATTACTAAAACACGTGTTGATAATAATCCTCTTTTAAAATTTGTCGATTGTTTGAAAATCACTATTGATGAGGGAGATTGTGAATATTGATACCTTGCATCCGTAagacaaataatatatttcatgacaAAACTTTCACCTCATCCAGAAAAAAATAAGGTGTTATGCCTAGGTGtgccatgttttgttttttttataataataaaaacaacatatGCCCTCGATTTTTAAGAAAACCGCGGGGAAAAACAAATCAGGACACACTTCGAATCCCAAATATTACagtttatgattttatttgtttataagtgtaaactaaatgAACTAACATTTCAATTTTTTGATATAACCGAAGGATCAAATAATCATATTTCATTATAAAAGCACTCGTCAAAcagattttaacctaattcttaCTTATATGAAGCCCCCAAACTCGcatgcatcattctttgggatggattgcaagacaacaaaaatcttcaatgttcttctatttagaacaaaatattttttctgcccttgcaatatatctcacataatagtgttgatgtatttttgctcatttcatagattgcaagtgcagaagATCAATCTTGCTTCAAAGATTTGTTGTACATTTCCAATCAAAGAAATAATATGACATTTCTTGTGTACTCCTCTCTCTTCAAATAAACAGACTGCTAAAATAATGGTGAATTTTGAATGCAAAGTTCTGACATTCAAGCATCATTCTTTTAGAAGTTGGAACTTAAACAGAGAAGGGAGCTTCAACTTACACAAAGAAGGGAGCTTAACCTTTGAAAAGATTTGTTGTAAACAATTTAtcttaatattatgtgtaaacaatgtaatatttaaaaaaaaagaattattcaCCTCAGTTTTAATCCAAAATCGAGGTGATAGTTTAAAGGAGATGATAATTTACCTAAGTTTTATAGTTAAACCGAGAGatataataatcatattttactattAAAACAACAGTTAATtagattttaccctaatccttTTTTTGGCTTTCGCACTCTGGTTTCTAGGGGAAATGAGCCCTAGTAATCCAGAGCAAGCATTGTTCCCACCTAGGAATTGAACCCGGTATTCCCCGGATTACATCCTTAGCAGGAGCTCCTTTATCACTGGAAATAAATTATTCCCACCTAGGAAATATTTACCACCGCAATGTAtctttggaaatatttttttcttccattGGCCCTGGAAACAGATCTATAGCATCTTGCATGGGACCTCTAGCATTTAAATCTTGATATCATCAAAGATTTGTTAcatacaatatatttttaatattatatgaaaacaatgtaattaaaaataaaataaaatgcgcATTCACCTCGGTGATTTGTCATGACCAAGGTGATAGTAAAGCATTTTTTTTTCTATACTATATACATCGGCCTTAacaaatctttgtcgtccatttaaTGATTATCAATTCTCAAGACGCTGcaattagtgatccgcgtgaaatcTTAGGGACATCCATTATACAAACATGGTGAATATTGAAAATCTAACTCAAGTTAAAcatatgaagcgcttgaaacaTAAGGACGCTtgaaaaagttctctatgatggatgcCAAGAGGAGAAAATTTTATGGGTTCAAAgtttgttttcttaaatatttattcgaaccgaaaataattttatttttgatattaattatcttacccTTTTTTTCATCAGAAACAATTGAATGTAAGATTCAACAGAAGATCTTTCCCAAGATTAAATAATTCGAAGATTTAAAGTCTAAATCTTGAGGGAATTTGATTTTCATCTAGATTCTAGGAATATGATTTTTATCTTGAGCCCTaggaaatttgaattttatttttattttaatattatgtacAAACAATGTAATATTAAATAAACAGTGTAATAttttgggtaaacaatgtaacaactttaaaaaaataaaataataatcataCCATTTagttttttaaagttaaaaacgTTATTTGTTATAGTGTGATTTAGATAGAATGACAAATTAACCATTTCAATTGATAGTCTATAAAATGAGGAAGAACAAGAAGTACTTTGAGACGAAGAAAATTTTTAAGGTAGGTATTTCCGGCTGCTTGTCTCACTAGTTTTTTTAATGAGAATTGTCCCTCATCTTTTTTATGCATTCTATcgattttggttttctttttcagtttttgttctttttgaaagttttgagttTGTTCTCCTTATACTTTTTCttcttatatttaatatatagttGATGTctaaagataaaattaaattattagatgATTTTATATTTAGTGAGTAATAGTATTTTTTGATTTGGTAAGATGTTtagattattttttgaaaatgcaaaattaaattaatgaatATGCATAGTTAACcattaaaaaacacataaaatggTTATAAGACATCCTTATAGGTGTGAACAAATTTGAATTGCCATTTTAAAACCGACGATCGAAATTTCAACGGTCAAAATTAAACTTTTAGAGTAAAACTATAGTTTAAGTTGAATTTAAGTTTTAAATTCGACATAGGTTCAAACCCACTAGATTGTCCAACCATACCGCGCATACTAAAACTTACCACAAAAAATCTTCGAAAATGAAGGAAAAAATCTTCGAAAGAAAAACTTACCACAAAACAATTTGAAAATCAACACTAACTAAATAGTCTACAGTTGTGAAAAAAAGCAAAAATCAAATGTTGATAATAACTGTTCACCCTCCATCTTTATATTGATACTGCTAACAGATTGCATGCACATAACGTGTATCATAAATGGTATGCTAAGATGAACACAATTCCCCAAaagaaaactatatatatatatatatatatatatatatatatatatatatatatatatatatatatatatatatatatatatatatatatatatatatatatatatattgtcaaaTGAATTAATGGATAAAAATTTGGCTTACAGCTTTAGAAAGTGGCAGGAATTCTTATAAtttgaatataatttttaaatttcaacACAAACGGGTTACAAGTTCCGTTGATAGAAGAAGTGGTCGAAGACCGTATGATCTGGAAGGATGATGTAAGTGGTAACTATAGTGTTCGATCGGGATATAGATGTTGGAGGAAGCATCAAGAAAGTGTGGGCTTGGTTAAGGAAGGAGTAAACTGGAGTGATCTCTGGAATATAACAACTCCGTCTCGAGTGAAACATCTTCTTTGGAGGATTTGTAGTGATTGTCTCCCATCTAAGGTGCGTCTTATTCAACATCATGTACCTTGTAGTCCCATCTGTCAGCTTTGTGGTCATAATTATGAGGACGATTGGCATGTATTTGTTGGTTGTTCAGAAACGTTCTCTTGTTGGCAGTCGGCTGGTCTTACTGATATCATCTCTCCTCGTCTCCATTCTTTCCAGGATCTCAGGTCCTTTATCTTTGATATTTGCATGAAGGAGGATAGGTATACCGCAGGAAGAGTGGCGGTTATGTTGGAAGGGTTATGGAAGAATAGGAACGACTTCGTGTGGCATAATGAAAAGGAAGATGCTTCCAAACTTGGTTGGCTAGCATTCCATAAGTGGCAAGATTGGTTTATGGCCCAAAATATTCGGGAGCCGCAGTTAGACAACGGAGAAGTGGTTTCATGGAACCCGCCTCCTATTGGTAGCTTCAAATGTAATGTGGATGCCACTTTCAACAACCGTGTAGGGACTACGAATCGAGGGCGGTGTATGCGTAACGACCATGGTAATTTTGTTGCCGCGGGTACGGCTTGGGATGGTAGTAATTTTTCGGTGTTGGAAGCGGAGGCCTTAGCTCTTAAGGAAGCAATTCATTATGTTATTATGCTTCATAATGCTCCGACAATTTTTGAAAGTGATTCTCAACAGGTGGTCCAAGCCCTTAGCTCTAATACGCCGAGTAGCTCTGAGTTTTTCTCTATTATTAATTCTATTAAGTTGTTGCTATTAGATTTCCCCtactttgaggttaagtttatcaagcgtcaagcgaatatggttgcccataccttagctaaggcggccaattcttggtctcgACGCTGTATGTTTGATGTAATTCCTCCTTATATTATTCtttatttgattaatgaaagcAGTTAAATttgtttctgtcaaaaaaaaaaaaacacaaacaggTATCTATGGCAGAGATACAAATATAAATTGAAAGAAGCGGAACAACACAATCCAAAATATTATTAAATgggttaatatttatttttttctctgcCATATAGGACTCGTTTGAAAAACTCCCATGAGAAAAAAAGTTGTATGAATTCTCCTAACAATTAAAAattctctcattttaaacctcgtaaattttttatttttaaaaccaaccttaccacttgaaggactctatcattttgagccctgtaattttttttgttgtaaaattAATCTTACCCGTCATATTCCAGAGGGTTTTAAATGACATAAACTTCAAGTTTATAAGGTTTGAAATGACCGAATCTTCAAATAGCAATGatagttttaaaaacaaaaattttataaGGTTTAAAACGAAAGAATTTGAAAGGGGAATTCACACAACTTTTTTTTACAAAGGTTTTTCAAAAGAGCACTATATGGCAGGAGAAAATAGATATAATAAGATTTTTCCTTCTCAAATTataaactatatttttaaaaattttattttaaaagtttcaCATTATCAATGTAACATAGCTAGAAGTGGAAATAATCTTTATTGAAATAATGTGTAATTTTAATTAGTGCCCAACTTTTTAATCACTTGTTAGAAGGTGATTTGTTGGAGATTCATGTTAAAATTTTTCCTTCTTTGGACTTTTTACCCTctctttcattaaaaaaaaatagagattaAAGCAAATAATTTGGTTGTCAGTACCATAAGCTTTCCTTGCGAGTTTGAAGAGAAAGGGAGGAgacgattttaaaaaataagaaaaattaggttaaaagaatagaaagattttgaGTACGAGGGTTTTACAggattcaattttatttataacataaaaaatcacataaaatagagagctaaaaaattgtattgaaggaggtaGGGATGACAGGCAGACTCAAATGTACGAGatccacccgcacccgaaccgaGTCAACAGGTGAAAACTTGAGTTGACTGAGTTcgagttcgggtgccacccgatgtTTCAGGTGCGTGTACCCATTGGCATCCATAGAAGGAGGATTTTGGGGTGTTTTGAAAGACTTacataattttttcaaatatcttttaggttgttatagtattctgaaaaataaaaatatagtaatgataataacttttttattattttaaataaaattctttttttcaaaaaactatcaaatatttttttaaatttttttaaattttcattttcgGAAGTCTTCTTCTCCCTTCCTTTCTAAACTTGCAAACAAAGACTTTGAGTTCAACTAAGTTGGGATAATATGGACATTTAATATCTTATATATAACATCCAATCATTTAATAGTACTGCTTCTGCATCTATAAATCTATatctttaattataaataattcttATTTAGCACTTGTCTTAAGGGAAACATAAAGaacgtttatttattttaaactaaAATATGTTATTACAAGCGAGCTGGAGTCAATTTCTTTATTCAGTAATGTCATCTCCAACAAGCTATGTCTTACTCAATCCTGCATTTGGCAATAAAAATGAACATTAAGGTTAATTCCTCTATCTTAATGAAAATaaaggtttatattttttttaatataactttatAATGTTCAATAACGGATATATACATACTTGTTGCAGTCAGTGGAGGGACCAAGGTTAAAAGGCAATTTAACACCACATTTACTAGGGAGGCCAACAAGAGCATCAACATTGAGTCCGGGCAGTGCCTTAGCCGCTTTATCGATACACCTACAGGCAGCTTGACGATCATCTTTCGTCGTGGATTGGTTGTTCACGGCCGTAATACCATCACAACACGGCTGCGGGACAGCACCTACGATTCCGGTCACGTAAGGGACGCACGGTGCTAATTTTGCCTCAACTTGGCCACAAGTGAGAGCTGAAAGAGTTTGTGGTAGACCTAAAATCATGCACATCATCATTGCCATGCAAGTGACCTTAACCAACAACGTTGAGCTAGACATTGGATTGATGACTTTAGGGAGTTAGAAATATGAGTTGTGTTTTGGTTAAAATTTGATGTGGAGAGAATGATCAAAGGTTGGATATTTATAATGTGAAGGAgattcaaaattataaaaaaaaaaagaattatatgTGTGTGAAAAAAACGGTTAGTTTGTTGAGGAGTTGGAAATGCAGTTACGGTACGTATAGTTTGCATGAATAATGTGTGAGTGAGGAATTAATGTGGAGTGTCTATATTACTTTAGATCACAACTTATAGGAAAAATACTTAAACTGGGTTAATTTTGtgggaattttttttttaatcactacaaaaaaaacacTCATTAGTGAcgtgaatttcacgccacaacCAGCAAAATCACTTCACGGGTGACAACTAAGTTGtggcgtgattttcatgtcactaattagtgacatgaaaatcacgtcgcaaataTTTGCATAGAGATTCCCAACAATTAAGTCAGAGCAGGCGCATCAGTTGTGGTTTAGAAAAGCAGCTTtatttgccacgtgattttcatgtcactaattagtgacatgaaaatcatgtCACTAATAATTATAGTTTTGAAAAAGTTGCGACATGccactaattagtgacatgtaaatcacgtcactaatctttttttttttttaaatttctaaaacccaattaataaattatatatataaattaaatttagaaactaaatatattaaaatatataaattaaattaataagttataaactaaatattcttttacattttttttattcttcaatctccttcaaccttctcttcaataccttacaaaaaaaattaatctaaaattaataataaaaaatattacaaacaatgaaagatattgataaaacgaaattataaaaaaaaaattgaattaaactTACCTTTGATACAAGATTTGAAGCTATTTGAATGAAAAAATGGTAGAGAAGAAATGAATTGGAATGAAGGGAAGAGAGAATTTTTTTTGTAGAACATATGAGTTATGCAGAAAGAGAACTAAAAGCCAATTATATATAAGCCAAACAGTGACGTGAACATCACGTCGCAAATGTTTGCATAGAGATTCTCAATATTTAAGTCAGAGCAGGCGCAATAGTTGTGGTTTAGAAAATCAGTTTtatttgccacgtgattttcatgtcactaattagtgacataaAAATCATGTCACTAATAATTGTAGTTTTGaaaaagttgcgacgtgatttccatgccactaattagtgacatgcaAATCACGTCActattcctttttttttaatttccaaaacccaattaataaattatatatataaattaaatttaaaaactaaatatattaaaatatataaattaaatcaataaattaaaaataaacatacttttatattttttatatgttgttttattaaatatatgtAAATAAATTTCATCTTTAATAtgcaaaacttaaaaaaaaaattgtttttatatactatttttttataatttcgtttttaataAGTTTTGTATATGCAAAACTTAAAATATTAACCTATTAATATAAGTCAAACAGTGACGTGAATATCATGTCACAACCTTGCCACATGATATTCACGTCACAACATTTAAACAGAAACATCATTTAATGAGGCTGCCTGCTAAAGCCTGCTACCAATCAATTCACGAAAATTGAAATTTCCCTCTTAAATTTTGCGACGTGTTTAACACGTCACaacaaatttttttgaaattttgaacctTTCCTCCCATGCGAATGTTACAGCCTTTagtgttttttattttactttttagtaGTGACGTGTTTCCCatgtcacaacttcttttttCAATAATCAATGTCTGACTCCCAATGGTTTtacattatttatattatttaaaggtagtgacgtgattatcacgtcgcaactacCAAATTTTTgacacgtgataatcacgtcactaaaacACTTCGCAGAAGAGCCTTATTCTTGTAGTG contains:
- the LOC131604504 gene encoding non-specific lipid-transfer protein 1-like; protein product: MSSSTLLVKVTCMAMMMCMILGLPQTLSALTCGQVEAKLAPCVPYVTGIVGAVPQPCCDGITAVNNQSTTKDDRQAACRCIDKAAKALPGLNVDALVGLPSKCGVKLPFNLGPSTDCNKIE